From a region of the Macrobrachium nipponense isolate FS-2020 chromosome 3, ASM1510439v2, whole genome shotgun sequence genome:
- the LOC135221803 gene encoding uncharacterized protein LOC135221803 isoform X1: MAQQWRTRTNMEKTSSNNVEVVMKLVRCEWAPSLVVEWLCGELEERGIPGPTYAHTLLSLLHHHYCPHPAPPTPISTTCSSNTSGRYHHPLSRRHLDDFDLRDLDLDDLLGHTPHPDADLPEITSFTAQQRGGSRRARKRYKVRQKQRVLTSEQLQKVAAIQCLMSASDERYDLERLVEELCTRLKTAAENKHHNVANSNAACGNKEKVNDLVDSQESCNESEEYASSSTPEEQAEKYYAAFPPLSGSCKENCTHEEVWRSGDALCSCVWEVRKSASVAAIASKMPRAFRKKCREKEKRKDVEAKPEGNESSEGSRRHHVPFTWHAASKHKEALLSESYDTDSASDAERVVERRRKRFTGPLLDEDIGEGYIGDTSSRESSEDRDKGDQEFDKVKDDRHDKGSGVPSSGKVKNNQEEWECMGDFLVKASDTEGNKLQGSSGNRLFERGSTSGGTSGSSSDVETFAISGPDQDLESLRQLERKISDSVAQVWGQAGESLGHGRGEHVWDPPAMQELAFYTTIWGYEVPDQYVAKESVPNDHNITEVIQDEMSSTSNKWQQKQIWEPSSSVIQDDSLLCGITNQKSPSNLREESDSNALFDLNSCLEKSVWSDCNANDISRGEGSFISCRGDNINPVISHKNDDYCTSTGEIEGTLCNSYMKLGLENLWENTLGLESIFADLSLSNGNLEFMPEDQSCEEVQNNNNITNNNSNQTDSEHEKMVAIVEDVCKSYESQEEEHAPNTSLLKQLPSGPSGPQADLRHTENSGFSMVIPRGKSAELRNSVEHLSEKLHLNLEGGTNHGAVAGNVDELPPGQEEENLLTSPRTHFRPIRQESLGSTADDHYEDGTMFVINSERPDLPFQRTSSGALFLESDLLEGSPKKYMVYKEPPPKIVQTEDDQEVNPNESIPAIALVPKFKVVNNEKFCQTEEESVTNIQSFCKPKEDLAHENLCFTDHFTCDDDQDPDVFEFQHQDFPDAGGNLANIWKNNPRVSEAPHPRNIWQVQVDSEPDAWSQINDVEHSCVAASDGAWIERENEGATGWINDNFPVPVEIDCHKKSGAVVIPTSLASLWHHHSPPSSPSNPASINNLEALWAGFKPPYNEDTGPDNGRSKMYVITNPTTYIPGKLQESCQLISSLSEIGPWKQLSSVNDVGRSDKLCREKSIFNSQHIQLRETQEDSRNACIGPVSENPAVCNKLRLEVDREADELLGAVHAQTVSDATQLFINPAVFGSSCEGLQENPSPRPLHERMKKSAQFNNCTRREMVFSSNFVNVKEREGEREDLDDLAPGWEFNDGFEWEHQPHAADEDEELGDVGDDDDGEGGEILVYESADGTTYTIPVEYLDDSLYDQIFGTNPSDNQVLGGSLPDLPSGHPSKIHFSCELEEEWKKSGIPYKVQLPRKPRPGRWLPPSRRPCTFFMEGSCRRSDCKFSHDLASITCRFWEEGSCLKGITCPFLHGYPLRRRRNKSEGAAVHNVGEKLDHHGSSFEIDSEMDFPTLGSSCESKAGFAEERSCGSSGSVNTSHYTTTKKKKRKFITITKNVLGQVRSVEAERALRRRLPTRRERRRRHTEAVSSTADASSTTTTEAPSTKQRNPNSRRKAERHRASASGHDDGTVSDY; this comes from the exons TTGTTATGAAGCTTGTGCGCTGTGAGTGGGCACCATCATTGGTGGTGGAGTGGTTGTGTGGGGAACTGGAGGAGCGAGGAATCCCTGGCCCTACATATGCACACACGCTACTCTCCCTTCTCCACCACCACTATTGTCCCCATCCTGCTCCTCCAACACCCATTTCTACCACCTGCTCTTCCAATACTTCTGGTCGCTACCATCATCCGCTCTCTCGCCGACACCTTGATGACTTCGACTTACGCGACCTGGACCTGGATGACCTGCTAGGTCACACTCCACACCCAGACGCCGATCTTCCAGAAATTACCTCCTTTACTGCACAGCAG CGTGGTGGAAGTCGCCGTGCTCGTAAACGTTATAAGGTTCGCCAAAAACAGCGTGTGCTAACCTCGGAGCAACTGCAGAAGGTGGCAGCCATCCAGTGCCTCATGTCTGCTTCTGATGAG CGTTATGACTTAGAGAGGCTGGTGGAAGAACTTTGTACACGTCTGAAAACAGCTGCCGAGAACAAGCACCATAATGTGGCTAATAGTAATGCTGCATGTGGCAATAAAGAAAAAGTTAACGACCTTGTAGACTCGCAAGAAAGCTGCAACGAATCAGAGGAGTATGCATCTTCATCTACACCAGAGGAACAGGCTGAAAA GTATTATGCAGCCTTTCCACCTCTAAGTGGGTCGTGCAAGGAGAATTGCACCCATGAGGAGGTCTGGAGGTCTGGGGATGCTCTGTGTTCTTGTGTCTGGGAAGTTCGTAAGTCAGCATCTGTTGCAGCCATTGCTTCAAAGATGCCAAGGGCTTTTCGAAAGAAGTGTCgtgagaaggagaagagaaaagatGTGGAAGCTAAACCAGAGGGGAATGAGAGTTCAGAAGGCAGCCGAAGGCATCATGTTCCTTTTACTTGGCATGCAGCGTCAAAACATAAAGAAGCTTTGCTGAGTGAAAGTTATGATACTGATAGTGCCTCAGATGCTGAGAGAGTTGTTGAAAGACGACGTAAGAGATTTACAGGGCCACTGTTAGATGAAGATATAGGCGAAGGTTACATTGGTGATACTAGCTCACGCGAGAGTTCAGAGGATCGTGACAAGGGTGACCAAGAGTTTGACAAGGTAAAAGATGACCGACATGATAAAGGTTCAGGGGTACCTTCGTCTGGGAAAGTCAAGAATAACCAAGAGGAATGGGAATGTATGGGAGATTTTCTTGTGAAGGCCAGTGATACAGAGGGAAATAAATTGCAAGGAAGTAGTGGCAATAGATTGTTTGAAAGGGGCAGTACCTCTGGTGGGACAAGCGGCTCTAGTAGTGATGTGGAGACATTTGCTATTTCTGGTCCTGACCAGGACCTTGAAAGTCTGCGGCAATTAGAGAGAAAGATTTCAGACTCTGTAGCTCAAGTTTGGGGGCAAGCTGGTGAATCTCTTGGTCATGGTCGAGGAGAACATGTTTGGGATCCTCCTGCTATGCAAGAACTTGCATTTTACACAACAATATGGGGATATGAAGTTCCTGACCAGTATGTTGCCAAGGAGTCTGTGCCCAACGATCATAACATTACTGAAGTTATTCAAGATGAAATGTCTTCCACTAGCAATAAGTGGCAGCAGAAACAGATATGGGAACCTTCCAGCAGTGTTATTCAGGATGATTCCCTTTTATGTGGCATTACAAATCAAAAATCCCCAAGTAATTTAAGGGAAGAGAGTGATTCTAATGCCCTCTTTGATCTAAACAGCTGCTTAGAAAAATCAGTTTGGTCAGATTGTAATGCTAATGATATTTCAAGAGGTGAGGGCTCATTTATATCATGCAGGGGAGATAATATCAATCCGGTTATTTCACACAAAAATGATGATTATTGCACATCAACAGGTGAAATTGAGGGAACTTTATGTAATTCTTACATGAAATTAGGTTTAGAAAATCTGTGGGAAAATACATTAGGCTTGGAAAGTATTTTTGCTGATTTAAGTTTAAGTAATGGCAATTTAGAGTTTATGCCAGAAGATCAGAGTTGTGAAGAAgttcaaaacaataataatatcactaaTAACAACAGTAATCAGACAGATTCAGAGCATGAGAAGATGGTGGCTATAGTTGAAGATGTATGTAAGAGCTATGAATCCCAAGAGGAGGAGCATGCTCCAAACACATCCCTCCTCAAGCAGTTACCATCAGGACCTAGTGGGCCACAGGCTGATCTCAGGCACACAGAAAATAGTGGGTTTTCAATGGTCATTCCAAGGGGTAAAAGTGCTGAGCTACGTAATTCCGTGGAACATCTGTCTGAAAAATTACACTTAAATCTAGAAGGTGGTACTAATCATGGAGCAGTAGCTGGGAATGTGGATGAACTGCCCCCAGGCCAAGAGGAGGAAAATTTATTGACGTCACCACGCACACACTTCCGACCCATTCGACAAGAAAGCCTTGGTAGTACTGCTGATGATCATTATGAAGACGGTACCATGTTTGTTATTAATTCTGAACGTCCAGACTTGCCGTTTCAGCGAACAAGTAGTGGGGCTTTGTTTTTGGAAAGTGATCTTCTTGAAGGTTCACCAAAGAAATATATGGTTTATAAAGAACCACCTCCAAAAATTGTTCAAACTGAAGATGACCAAGAAGTGAATCCCAATGAAAGTATTCCTGCTATTGCTCTAGTTCCAAAGTTTAAAGTTGTTAACAACGAAAAGTTTTGTCAgactgaagaggaaagtgtgacaaaTATACAATCATTTTGTAAACCTAAGGAGGATTTAGCTCATGAGAATTTGTGTTTCACTGATCATTTTACTTGTGATGATGATCAGGATCCTGATGTTTTTGAATTCCAGCACCAAGATTTCCCTGATGCAGGAGGCAACTTGGCAAACATATGGAAGAATAATCCTAGGGTGTCAGAGGCTCCTCATCCTCGTAATATATGGCAAGTACAAGTTGATAGTGAACCAGATGCTTGGTCACAAATTAATGATGTTGAGCACAGTTGTGTTGCTGCGTCAGATGGAGCCTggatagaaagagagaatgaaggaGCCACTGGATGGATTAATGATAATTTTCCTGTACCTGTAGAAATAGATTGTCATAAAAAGTCAGGAGCTGTTGTAATACCAACATCATTAGCATCATTATGGCATCATCATAGTCCCCCATCATCCCCATCAAATCCAGCATCTATTAACAATCTTGAAGCTCTTTGGGCTGGCTTTAAACCCCCGTACAATGAGGATACTGGACCTGACAATGGTCGTAGCAAAATGTATGTTATCACAAATCCAACTACATACATCCCAGGTAAACTTCAAGAAAGTTGTCAATTGATATCCTCTTTATCTGAAATAGGCCCTTGGAAGCAGCTTTCGTCTGTAAATGATGTTGGCAGAAGTGACAAGCTATGTAGAGAAAAGTCCATTTTTAATAGCCAACATATCCAACTGAGAGAGACTCAAGAGGACAGTAG AAATGCGTGCATAGGCCCAGTCAGTGAAAATCCAGCTGTTTGTAATAAATTACGACTTGAAGTTGATCGCGAAGCAGATGAATTACTAGGAGCAGTTCATGCTCAGACTGTCAGTGATGCAACACAGCTCTTTATTAATCCAGCTGTTTTTGGAAGTTCATGTGAGGGTCTTCAAGAAAACCCTTCACCTAGGCCTCTGCATGAGCGAATGAAAAAGAGTGCTCAGTTTAATAATTGTACAAGGAGAGAGATGGTCTTCAGTAGTAACTTTGTCAATGTTAAGGAAAGGGAAGGTGAACGTGAAGATTTAGATGATCTAGCACCTGGGTGGGAATTTAATGATGGATTTGAATGGGAGCACCAACCACATGCTGCAGATGAAGATGAG GAACTTGGAgatgttggtgatgatgatgatggagaggGTGGAGAAATCCTCGTTTATGAATCTGCTGATGGTACAACATACACTATCCCTGTGGAATACCTAGATGATTCCTTGTATGATCAGATCTTTGGAACAAATCCTTCTGATAATCAAGTTTTGGGTGGCTCACTTCCTGATCTTCCATCTGGACACCCTTctaaaatacatttttcatgtgaattagaagaagaatggaagaagaGTGGCATTCCCTACAAG GTTCAGTTGCCACGAAAACCAAGACCAGGAAGATGGTTACCTCCTTCACGCCGCCCTTGCACATTCTTCATGGAGGGAAGCTGCCGTCGAAGTGACTGCAAATTCTCCCACGACTTGGCATCCATCACCTGCAGGTTCTGGGAAGAGGGCTCTTGCCTGAAGGGCATCACCTGCCCCTTCCTGCACGGTTACCCCCT GCGACGCCGTCGTAATAAGAGTGAAGGTGCAGCCGTGCACAATGTTGGAGAAAAGTTAGACCATCATGGCTCATCCTTTGAAATTGATTCTGAAATGGATTTTCCTACGCTAGGGTCATCATGTGAAAGCAAA
- the LOC135221803 gene encoding uncharacterized protein LOC135221803 isoform X2 — MMHIVMKLVRCEWAPSLVVEWLCGELEERGIPGPTYAHTLLSLLHHHYCPHPAPPTPISTTCSSNTSGRYHHPLSRRHLDDFDLRDLDLDDLLGHTPHPDADLPEITSFTAQQRGGSRRARKRYKVRQKQRVLTSEQLQKVAAIQCLMSASDERYDLERLVEELCTRLKTAAENKHHNVANSNAACGNKEKVNDLVDSQESCNESEEYASSSTPEEQAEKYYAAFPPLSGSCKENCTHEEVWRSGDALCSCVWEVRKSASVAAIASKMPRAFRKKCREKEKRKDVEAKPEGNESSEGSRRHHVPFTWHAASKHKEALLSESYDTDSASDAERVVERRRKRFTGPLLDEDIGEGYIGDTSSRESSEDRDKGDQEFDKVKDDRHDKGSGVPSSGKVKNNQEEWECMGDFLVKASDTEGNKLQGSSGNRLFERGSTSGGTSGSSSDVETFAISGPDQDLESLRQLERKISDSVAQVWGQAGESLGHGRGEHVWDPPAMQELAFYTTIWGYEVPDQYVAKESVPNDHNITEVIQDEMSSTSNKWQQKQIWEPSSSVIQDDSLLCGITNQKSPSNLREESDSNALFDLNSCLEKSVWSDCNANDISRGEGSFISCRGDNINPVISHKNDDYCTSTGEIEGTLCNSYMKLGLENLWENTLGLESIFADLSLSNGNLEFMPEDQSCEEVQNNNNITNNNSNQTDSEHEKMVAIVEDVCKSYESQEEEHAPNTSLLKQLPSGPSGPQADLRHTENSGFSMVIPRGKSAELRNSVEHLSEKLHLNLEGGTNHGAVAGNVDELPPGQEEENLLTSPRTHFRPIRQESLGSTADDHYEDGTMFVINSERPDLPFQRTSSGALFLESDLLEGSPKKYMVYKEPPPKIVQTEDDQEVNPNESIPAIALVPKFKVVNNEKFCQTEEESVTNIQSFCKPKEDLAHENLCFTDHFTCDDDQDPDVFEFQHQDFPDAGGNLANIWKNNPRVSEAPHPRNIWQVQVDSEPDAWSQINDVEHSCVAASDGAWIERENEGATGWINDNFPVPVEIDCHKKSGAVVIPTSLASLWHHHSPPSSPSNPASINNLEALWAGFKPPYNEDTGPDNGRSKMYVITNPTTYIPGKLQESCQLISSLSEIGPWKQLSSVNDVGRSDKLCREKSIFNSQHIQLRETQEDSRNACIGPVSENPAVCNKLRLEVDREADELLGAVHAQTVSDATQLFINPAVFGSSCEGLQENPSPRPLHERMKKSAQFNNCTRREMVFSSNFVNVKEREGEREDLDDLAPGWEFNDGFEWEHQPHAADEDEELGDVGDDDDGEGGEILVYESADGTTYTIPVEYLDDSLYDQIFGTNPSDNQVLGGSLPDLPSGHPSKIHFSCELEEEWKKSGIPYKVQLPRKPRPGRWLPPSRRPCTFFMEGSCRRSDCKFSHDLASITCRFWEEGSCLKGITCPFLHGYPLRRRRNKSEGAAVHNVGEKLDHHGSSFEIDSEMDFPTLGSSCESKAGFAEERSCGSSGSVNTSHYTTTKKKKRKFITITKNVLGQVRSVEAERALRRRLPTRRERRRRHTEAVSSTADASSTTTTEAPSTKQRNPNSRRKAERHRASASGHDDGTVSDY; from the exons TTGTTATGAAGCTTGTGCGCTGTGAGTGGGCACCATCATTGGTGGTGGAGTGGTTGTGTGGGGAACTGGAGGAGCGAGGAATCCCTGGCCCTACATATGCACACACGCTACTCTCCCTTCTCCACCACCACTATTGTCCCCATCCTGCTCCTCCAACACCCATTTCTACCACCTGCTCTTCCAATACTTCTGGTCGCTACCATCATCCGCTCTCTCGCCGACACCTTGATGACTTCGACTTACGCGACCTGGACCTGGATGACCTGCTAGGTCACACTCCACACCCAGACGCCGATCTTCCAGAAATTACCTCCTTTACTGCACAGCAG CGTGGTGGAAGTCGCCGTGCTCGTAAACGTTATAAGGTTCGCCAAAAACAGCGTGTGCTAACCTCGGAGCAACTGCAGAAGGTGGCAGCCATCCAGTGCCTCATGTCTGCTTCTGATGAG CGTTATGACTTAGAGAGGCTGGTGGAAGAACTTTGTACACGTCTGAAAACAGCTGCCGAGAACAAGCACCATAATGTGGCTAATAGTAATGCTGCATGTGGCAATAAAGAAAAAGTTAACGACCTTGTAGACTCGCAAGAAAGCTGCAACGAATCAGAGGAGTATGCATCTTCATCTACACCAGAGGAACAGGCTGAAAA GTATTATGCAGCCTTTCCACCTCTAAGTGGGTCGTGCAAGGAGAATTGCACCCATGAGGAGGTCTGGAGGTCTGGGGATGCTCTGTGTTCTTGTGTCTGGGAAGTTCGTAAGTCAGCATCTGTTGCAGCCATTGCTTCAAAGATGCCAAGGGCTTTTCGAAAGAAGTGTCgtgagaaggagaagagaaaagatGTGGAAGCTAAACCAGAGGGGAATGAGAGTTCAGAAGGCAGCCGAAGGCATCATGTTCCTTTTACTTGGCATGCAGCGTCAAAACATAAAGAAGCTTTGCTGAGTGAAAGTTATGATACTGATAGTGCCTCAGATGCTGAGAGAGTTGTTGAAAGACGACGTAAGAGATTTACAGGGCCACTGTTAGATGAAGATATAGGCGAAGGTTACATTGGTGATACTAGCTCACGCGAGAGTTCAGAGGATCGTGACAAGGGTGACCAAGAGTTTGACAAGGTAAAAGATGACCGACATGATAAAGGTTCAGGGGTACCTTCGTCTGGGAAAGTCAAGAATAACCAAGAGGAATGGGAATGTATGGGAGATTTTCTTGTGAAGGCCAGTGATACAGAGGGAAATAAATTGCAAGGAAGTAGTGGCAATAGATTGTTTGAAAGGGGCAGTACCTCTGGTGGGACAAGCGGCTCTAGTAGTGATGTGGAGACATTTGCTATTTCTGGTCCTGACCAGGACCTTGAAAGTCTGCGGCAATTAGAGAGAAAGATTTCAGACTCTGTAGCTCAAGTTTGGGGGCAAGCTGGTGAATCTCTTGGTCATGGTCGAGGAGAACATGTTTGGGATCCTCCTGCTATGCAAGAACTTGCATTTTACACAACAATATGGGGATATGAAGTTCCTGACCAGTATGTTGCCAAGGAGTCTGTGCCCAACGATCATAACATTACTGAAGTTATTCAAGATGAAATGTCTTCCACTAGCAATAAGTGGCAGCAGAAACAGATATGGGAACCTTCCAGCAGTGTTATTCAGGATGATTCCCTTTTATGTGGCATTACAAATCAAAAATCCCCAAGTAATTTAAGGGAAGAGAGTGATTCTAATGCCCTCTTTGATCTAAACAGCTGCTTAGAAAAATCAGTTTGGTCAGATTGTAATGCTAATGATATTTCAAGAGGTGAGGGCTCATTTATATCATGCAGGGGAGATAATATCAATCCGGTTATTTCACACAAAAATGATGATTATTGCACATCAACAGGTGAAATTGAGGGAACTTTATGTAATTCTTACATGAAATTAGGTTTAGAAAATCTGTGGGAAAATACATTAGGCTTGGAAAGTATTTTTGCTGATTTAAGTTTAAGTAATGGCAATTTAGAGTTTATGCCAGAAGATCAGAGTTGTGAAGAAgttcaaaacaataataatatcactaaTAACAACAGTAATCAGACAGATTCAGAGCATGAGAAGATGGTGGCTATAGTTGAAGATGTATGTAAGAGCTATGAATCCCAAGAGGAGGAGCATGCTCCAAACACATCCCTCCTCAAGCAGTTACCATCAGGACCTAGTGGGCCACAGGCTGATCTCAGGCACACAGAAAATAGTGGGTTTTCAATGGTCATTCCAAGGGGTAAAAGTGCTGAGCTACGTAATTCCGTGGAACATCTGTCTGAAAAATTACACTTAAATCTAGAAGGTGGTACTAATCATGGAGCAGTAGCTGGGAATGTGGATGAACTGCCCCCAGGCCAAGAGGAGGAAAATTTATTGACGTCACCACGCACACACTTCCGACCCATTCGACAAGAAAGCCTTGGTAGTACTGCTGATGATCATTATGAAGACGGTACCATGTTTGTTATTAATTCTGAACGTCCAGACTTGCCGTTTCAGCGAACAAGTAGTGGGGCTTTGTTTTTGGAAAGTGATCTTCTTGAAGGTTCACCAAAGAAATATATGGTTTATAAAGAACCACCTCCAAAAATTGTTCAAACTGAAGATGACCAAGAAGTGAATCCCAATGAAAGTATTCCTGCTATTGCTCTAGTTCCAAAGTTTAAAGTTGTTAACAACGAAAAGTTTTGTCAgactgaagaggaaagtgtgacaaaTATACAATCATTTTGTAAACCTAAGGAGGATTTAGCTCATGAGAATTTGTGTTTCACTGATCATTTTACTTGTGATGATGATCAGGATCCTGATGTTTTTGAATTCCAGCACCAAGATTTCCCTGATGCAGGAGGCAACTTGGCAAACATATGGAAGAATAATCCTAGGGTGTCAGAGGCTCCTCATCCTCGTAATATATGGCAAGTACAAGTTGATAGTGAACCAGATGCTTGGTCACAAATTAATGATGTTGAGCACAGTTGTGTTGCTGCGTCAGATGGAGCCTggatagaaagagagaatgaaggaGCCACTGGATGGATTAATGATAATTTTCCTGTACCTGTAGAAATAGATTGTCATAAAAAGTCAGGAGCTGTTGTAATACCAACATCATTAGCATCATTATGGCATCATCATAGTCCCCCATCATCCCCATCAAATCCAGCATCTATTAACAATCTTGAAGCTCTTTGGGCTGGCTTTAAACCCCCGTACAATGAGGATACTGGACCTGACAATGGTCGTAGCAAAATGTATGTTATCACAAATCCAACTACATACATCCCAGGTAAACTTCAAGAAAGTTGTCAATTGATATCCTCTTTATCTGAAATAGGCCCTTGGAAGCAGCTTTCGTCTGTAAATGATGTTGGCAGAAGTGACAAGCTATGTAGAGAAAAGTCCATTTTTAATAGCCAACATATCCAACTGAGAGAGACTCAAGAGGACAGTAG AAATGCGTGCATAGGCCCAGTCAGTGAAAATCCAGCTGTTTGTAATAAATTACGACTTGAAGTTGATCGCGAAGCAGATGAATTACTAGGAGCAGTTCATGCTCAGACTGTCAGTGATGCAACACAGCTCTTTATTAATCCAGCTGTTTTTGGAAGTTCATGTGAGGGTCTTCAAGAAAACCCTTCACCTAGGCCTCTGCATGAGCGAATGAAAAAGAGTGCTCAGTTTAATAATTGTACAAGGAGAGAGATGGTCTTCAGTAGTAACTTTGTCAATGTTAAGGAAAGGGAAGGTGAACGTGAAGATTTAGATGATCTAGCACCTGGGTGGGAATTTAATGATGGATTTGAATGGGAGCACCAACCACATGCTGCAGATGAAGATGAG GAACTTGGAgatgttggtgatgatgatgatggagaggGTGGAGAAATCCTCGTTTATGAATCTGCTGATGGTACAACATACACTATCCCTGTGGAATACCTAGATGATTCCTTGTATGATCAGATCTTTGGAACAAATCCTTCTGATAATCAAGTTTTGGGTGGCTCACTTCCTGATCTTCCATCTGGACACCCTTctaaaatacatttttcatgtgaattagaagaagaatggaagaagaGTGGCATTCCCTACAAG GTTCAGTTGCCACGAAAACCAAGACCAGGAAGATGGTTACCTCCTTCACGCCGCCCTTGCACATTCTTCATGGAGGGAAGCTGCCGTCGAAGTGACTGCAAATTCTCCCACGACTTGGCATCCATCACCTGCAGGTTCTGGGAAGAGGGCTCTTGCCTGAAGGGCATCACCTGCCCCTTCCTGCACGGTTACCCCCT GCGACGCCGTCGTAATAAGAGTGAAGGTGCAGCCGTGCACAATGTTGGAGAAAAGTTAGACCATCATGGCTCATCCTTTGAAATTGATTCTGAAATGGATTTTCCTACGCTAGGGTCATCATGTGAAAGCAAA